One genomic segment of Sphingomonas sp. KR3-1 includes these proteins:
- a CDS encoding Rap1a/Tai family immunity protein, translating into MRPEPRRCTWLFALALAGAAALPAQAQDLARERGAGGPMLGGALEDLCRGQGQPSQLCASYLRGSFEGLMIGQASMTDGGGTSFCLPDVGVTLTEVREAFLTLMLAEPDRRTQYAGVSLLDTLQDAWPCADDDDLVPYVETASAQARRSRPGAGAALRRASHRSQRAVAHMLR; encoded by the coding sequence ATGCGTCCCGAACCGCGGCGTTGCACCTGGCTTTTCGCGCTCGCGCTGGCAGGCGCCGCCGCCCTTCCCGCCCAGGCGCAGGACCTGGCCCGCGAGCGCGGCGCCGGCGGCCCGATGCTCGGTGGCGCGCTGGAGGACCTGTGCCGCGGACAGGGCCAGCCCTCGCAGCTCTGCGCCAGCTATCTGCGCGGCTCGTTCGAGGGGCTGATGATCGGCCAGGCGAGCATGACCGATGGCGGCGGCACCAGCTTCTGCCTTCCCGATGTCGGCGTGACGCTCACCGAGGTGCGCGAAGCCTTCCTCACGCTGATGCTCGCCGAGCCCGATCGGCGCACCCAATATGCTGGCGTCTCGCTGCTCGACACGCTGCAGGATGCCTGGCCCTGTGCCGATGACGACGATCTCGTCCCCTATGTCGAGACAGCCTCGGCGCAGGCGCGCCGAAGCCGGCCCGGCGCCGGCGCGGCGTTGCGGCGCGCATCGCATCGCTCGCAGCGGGCGGTCGCGCACATGCTGCGCTAG
- a CDS encoding ATP-binding protein, whose amino-acid sequence MRCDARNQVYGAPAQVAVVDGWWNILTVNGSWLEQAMLLGHGELVKIGANFKRYIEELASRQGETSRALLQGLQAVESRAQNHFVHLYRSTTDGVYYQFSVDCFEVGGRRYATISRVNVTELHDLRQQTIKLSSNLMQAQASLVRAQDDERRRVAAALHDTAAQHLVGVNLGLARLRELSKDPIVVAMAEELSGLLEEFHREIRGVTYVMHPPEVRRSGLHEAVRLLCRGFADRSGLDVALRVYGEDRRRGTAVESAIYRLVQEALTNVQKHAGAHQVRIRLISRVRAFFIVVCDDGVGLPKDRSRARLGIGLPAMRRRVEDLGGCLHLKPGLGAQGTTLAAMIPRDGGADFLPAPMLGVPLGAS is encoded by the coding sequence GTGCGCTGCGACGCACGAAACCAGGTCTATGGCGCGCCGGCGCAGGTCGCGGTGGTCGATGGCTGGTGGAACATCCTGACCGTCAATGGCTCCTGGCTGGAGCAAGCGATGCTGCTGGGTCATGGCGAGCTGGTGAAGATCGGCGCCAACTTCAAACGCTATATCGAGGAGCTCGCCAGCCGGCAGGGGGAGACCAGCCGGGCGCTGCTCCAAGGGCTGCAGGCAGTGGAATCGCGCGCGCAGAACCACTTCGTCCATCTCTACCGTTCGACCACGGACGGGGTCTATTATCAGTTCTCGGTCGACTGCTTCGAAGTCGGCGGGCGGCGCTATGCGACGATCTCGCGTGTCAACGTCACCGAGCTGCACGACCTGCGCCAGCAGACGATCAAGCTGAGCTCGAACCTGATGCAGGCACAGGCGAGCCTGGTGCGCGCGCAGGACGACGAGCGCCGGCGCGTCGCCGCAGCACTGCACGACACTGCCGCGCAGCACTTGGTCGGCGTCAATCTCGGCCTCGCCCGGCTGCGCGAATTGAGCAAGGACCCGATCGTGGTCGCGATGGCCGAGGAGCTCAGCGGGCTGCTCGAGGAGTTCCACCGCGAGATCCGCGGCGTCACCTATGTGATGCATCCGCCCGAGGTGCGCCGCAGCGGGCTGCACGAGGCGGTGCGGCTGCTCTGCAGGGGCTTTGCCGATCGCAGCGGGCTGGACGTCGCGCTGCGCGTCTATGGCGAGGACCGGCGGCGGGGCACCGCGGTGGAATCGGCGATCTACCGGCTCGTCCAGGAAGCGCTGACCAATGTGCAGAAGCATGCCGGCGCCCACCAGGTGCGGATCCGCCTGATCAGCCGGGTGCGCGCCTTCTTCATCGTGGTCTGCGATGACGGCGTCGGCCTGCCCAAGGACCGCAGCCGCGCCCGGCTGGGCATCGGCCTGCCGGCGATGCGGCGGCGCGTGGAGGATCTGGGCGGCTGCCTGCACCTCAAGCCCGGCCTCGGCGCGCAGGGCACGACGCTGGCGGCGATGATCCCGCGCGACGGCGGCGCGGACTTCCTCCCTGCGCCGATGCTCGGGGTGCCGCTGGGCGCGAGCTGA